Genomic window (Streptococcus suis S735):
ACCAAGAAAGCCCAACCTGAACCGAAACGAGTTGTTGCTGCTGCAGTGAAGGCTTCTTTGAAAGCATCAAATGAACCAAAGGTTGCATCAATATCTGCTGCCAATTCTGCTGAAATTTCTGTTTTTTCAGGTGAAAGCAATTCCCAGAAAAGAGCATGGTTCAAATGACCACCACCGTTGTTGATCAAAGCTTGGCGGATGTCTGAAGGAATTTGCTCCACATCTGACAAAAGAGCTACCAAGTCTTCGCCAATTTCAGGATGTTTTTCAAGTGCTGCATTAGCATTTGCAACATAAGTCGCATGGTGCTTATCGTGGTGAAGGGTCATTGTTTCTGCATCAATATGTGGTTCCAAGGCATCGTATGCGTATGGAAGGTCTGGTAAAATAATTGTCATTTTCGTTTTCTCCTATACTAAGTGATAGTTCTATTCTACTCCAATGTGAGAGCCTTTTCAATTTATTTGTCTGAAACCACGGTTGACCCTCAATCTAAGAATACTCTTTTTACTATGTAGTCGCGATTTTTAATAATAGCAAATCAAATAAATAATCCTTATCAAATTGGCCGGTTTTAATTTGAAAATCTGTATCGATTAGGAGCTTGACGACTTTTTTCAAAAATCCAATGGACAGATGGCGTGAATCACGCAAAGCATACTTTACTT
Coding sequences:
- the sodA gene encoding superoxide dismutase SodA encodes the protein MTIILPDLPYAYDALEPHIDAETMTLHHDKHHATYVANANAALEKHPEIGEDLVALLSDVEQIPSDIRQALINNGGGHLNHALFWELLSPEKTEISAELAADIDATFGSFDAFKEAFTAAATTRFGSGWAFLVVNKEGKLEVISTANQDTPIMQGLKPILALDVWEHAYYLNYRNVRPNYIKAFFEVINWDKVNELYKAAK